One genomic segment of Arachis duranensis cultivar V14167 chromosome 4, aradu.V14167.gnm2.J7QH, whole genome shotgun sequence includes these proteins:
- the LOC107482388 gene encoding selenium-binding protein 1, which yields MANHNGSHQGCCKTGPGYATPLEAMSGLRETLIYVTAVYTGTGVQKPDYLATVDIDPNSPTYSKVIHRLPVPYLGDELHHTGWNSCSSCHGDPSAERRFLVVPGLVSGRIYVVDTKTNPRAPSLHKVVEPSDIIEKTGLAFPHTSHCLASGDVMVSCLGDKDGNAKGNGFLLLDSDFNVKGRWEKPGHSPTFGYDFWYQPRHNTMISTSWGAPAAFTKGFNLQHVSDGLYGRHLHVYNWPGGELRQTLDLGDSGLLPLEIRFLHDPSKDTGFVGSALTSNMIRFFKTKDGSWSHEVSISVKPLKVQNWILPEMPGLITDFLISLDDRFLYFVNWLHGDIRQYNIEDVNNPVLTGQVWVGGLIQKGSPVVAVGEDGQTWQTDVPEVQGKKLRGGPQMIQLSLDGKRLYVTNSLFSTWDKQFYPELVEKGAHMLQIDIDSEKGGLKVNPNFFVDFGAEPDGPSLAHEMRYPGGDCTSDIWI from the exons ATGGCTAACCATAACGGTTCTCATCAAGGATGCTGCAAAACGGGTCCTGGCTATGCTACACCACTTGAAGCCATGTCCGGTCTCAGAGAGACTCTCATTTATGTCACTGCTGTCTACACTG GAACAGGAGTACAGAAGCCTGATTATCTGGCCACAGTGGATATAGATCCAAACTCCCCAACTTATTCAAAAGTCATTCATAGGCTACCTGTTCCCTATTTAGGCGACGAATTGCACCATACTGGGTGGAATTCATGCAGCTCCTGCCATGGTGATCCATCCGCAGAGCGACGATTTCTTGTTGTACCTGGACTGGT ATCAGGTCGCATATATGTGGTTGACACAAAAACAAATCCAAGAGCACCATCTTTGCATAAAGTTGTTGAGCCCTCAGATATCATAGAGAAGACTGGATTAGCTTTTCCACACACATCTCATTGCCTTGCCTCCGGCGATGTAATGGTTTCGTGTCTTGGAGATAAGGATGGAAATGCTAAAGGAAAtggatttcttcttcttgattcagATTTTAATGTGAAAGGAAG GTGGGAGAAACCAGGGCACAGTCCAACATTTGGGTATGACTTTTGGTATCAACCACGTCACAATACTATGATCAGCACATCGTGGGGTGCTCCTGCTGCCTTTACCAAAGGCTTTAACCTGCAGCATGTCTCTGACGGATTATACGGGAGGCATCTCCATGTGTACAACTGGCCTGGGGGCGAACTGAGACAAACACTGGACCTTGGTGATTCAGGGCTCTTACCATTGGAG ATAAGGTTCCTGCATGATCCTTCCAAAGACACAGGTTTCGTTGGCAGTGCATTGACTAGTAACATGATTCGATTTTTCAAGACCAAGGATGGATCATGGAGCCATGAG GTTTCCATATCAGTGAAACCACTTAAAGTGCAAAACTGGATTCTTCCCGAAATGCCTGGACTTATAACTGATTTCCTTATCTCTCTCGACGACCGGTTTCTGTACTTTGTAAACTGGCTTCATGGAGATATAAGACAGTACAATATTGAGGATGTTAACAATCCTGTACTTACTGGCCAAGTATGGGTTGGTGGACTTATTCAGAAAGGTAGCCCTGTGGTAGCAGTAGGGGAAGATGGTCAAACTTGGCAAACTGATGTGCCAGAAGTTCAG GGCAAAAAGTTGAGAGGCGGCCCTCAGATGATTCAGTTGAGTCTGGACGGTAAGAGGCTATATGTTACAAACTCACTGTTCAGTACATGGGATAAACAATTTTATCCAGAGCTTGTGGAGAAAGGAGCACACATGTTGCAGATTGATATTGATTCTGAGAAAGGTGGTCTCAAGGTTAATCCAAACTTCTTTGTTGACTTTGGAGCTGAGCCTGATGGCCCTTCCCTTGCTCATGAGATGAGATATCCTGGTGGCGACTGCACTTCAGATATAtggatttaa
- the LOC107482381 gene encoding SART-1 family protein DOT2: MDVEWSESRYEAREGKKDKDDSPVREQYDDDLDEKSSKHRSKDRKKSSRGDEKEHHRSKDREHPKRTTDEGREVEKDRVAGRERKKEDRDEREKDRGKDSKARDKDYDREKYREKERERDRDKKDRSKDKEKDREAEKESDRAREKEKGKEKSRDRDRERDKAKEREREKHRDREKERESYRDNGDKDKGKDKIREKERDTDRDNKERSRDRGSRKTHEDDYELSNDDRADYDDKRDEEVGKIAKASKLNEDEKDGESSAHLSSAELEDRILKMKETRTKKQSETASEISSWVNKSRKLEKERVLQRSKMFEEQDNIAVEGSEDEDTAQDTVDNLAGVKVLHGIEKVVEGGTVVLTIKDQPILADGDINEDVDMLENVELGEQKRRDEAYKAAKKKTGIYDDKFNDDPSVEKKILAKYDDPASEEGITLDEKGRFSGEAEKKLEELRRRLTGVSTNTFEDLNSSGKVSSDYFTHEEMLQFKKPKKKKSLRKKDKLDVNALEAEAISAGLGVGDLGSRKDARRQAIKAEQERLEAEMRKNAYEAAYAKADEASKLLRLGQTNTMKTEEDETPVFADDDEDLRKSLERARRLAVKKQEQGIFGPQAIAKLATSTHNDETVDDQNPGAGESRENKVVFTEMEEFVGRLQIDEEARKPESEDVFMHDDEDASANANANAPDEGKTDEAGGWTEVKETNVDEQPDSEDKEEVVPDETIHEVAVGKGLSGALKLLKDRGTLKESIEWGGRNMDKKKSKLVGIVDDEGKEEQKKKEIRIERTDEFGRILTPKEAFRMLSHKFHGKGPGKMKQEKRMKQYQEELKMKQMKSSDTPSLSVERMRETQARLQTPYLVLSGHVKPGQTSDPKSGFATVEKDLPGGLTPMLGDRKVEHFLGIKRKAEPSNSDTTKRPKT, encoded by the exons ATGGATGTGGAGTGGTCTGAATCGCGGTACGAGGCCCGTGAAGGTAAAAAGGATAAAGATGATTCTCCGGTGAGAGAGCAATATGATGATGATTTGGATGAGAAGTCTAGCAAGCACAGAAGTAAGGATAGGAAGAAGAGTAGCCGAGGAGATGAGAAGGAACATCATCGAAGTAAAGACAGGGAACATCCAAAGAGGACTACCGACGAGGGGAGAGAGGTAGAGAAGGACAGAGTGGCTGGCAGGGAACGGAAGAAGGAGGATAGGGACGAGCGCGAGAAGGACAGGGGAAAAGATAGTAAGGCTAGGGACAAAGATTATGATAGAGAGAAGTATAGGGAGAAAGAGCGCGAGAGGGACAGGGATAAGAAGGACAGGAGtaaggataaagaaaaagatcgCGAGGCAGAGAAAGAGAGTGATCGGGCACGCGAGAAGGAAAAGGGAAAAGAGAAGAGTAGGGATAGGGATAGAGAAAGGGACAAGGCGAAGGAGAGGGAGCGCGAGAAGCATAGGGATCGAGAGAAGGAGAGGGAAAGCTATAGAGATAATGGAGACAAGGATAAGGGGAAGGATAAAATTAGAGAGAAGGAGAGGGATACAGATCGAGATAATAAGGAAAGGTCAAGAGATAGAGGAAGTAGAAAGACTCACGAGGATGATTATGAATTGAGTAATGATGATAGAGCAGACTATGATGACAAGAGAGATGAAGAGGTGGGCAAGATAGCAAAGGCTTCAAAGCTCAACGAAGATgagaaagatggtgaatcctCAGCACATCTGTCATCAGCAGAACTTGAAGACCGCATCCTGAA GATGAAAGAAACGAGGACAAAGAAGCAATCAGAAACTGCCTCGGAGATCTCGTCATGGGTCAATAAAAGCCGTAAGCTTGAAAAGGAACGAGTGTTACAACGCTCAAAGATGTTTGAGGAGCAG GACAACATTGCTGTAGAGGGAAGTGAAGATGAGGATACAGCTCAAGACACTGTTG ATAATCTTGCGGGGGTGAAAGTTCTTCATGGCATTGAGAAAGTTGTGGAAGGTGGGACAGTGGTTCTGACCATCAAAGATCAGCCAATACTAGCAGATGGTGATATTAATGAAG ATGTTGATATGCTTGAGAATGTGGAGCTTGGAGAGCAAAAGCGACGAGATGAGGCCTATAAAGCTGCAAAAAAGAAAACGGGCATATATGATGATAA GTTCAATGATGATCCCTCTGTGGAGAAGAAAATACTTGCCAAATATGATGATCCAGCTTCAGAAGAA gGTATAACTTTGGATGAAAAGGGAAGATTCTCAGGTGAAGCCGAAAAGAAACTTGAAGAG CTGCGAAGAAGGTTGACAGGTGTTTCAACAAATACTTTTGAAGATCTTAATTCATCGGGAAAGGTATCATCAGATTACTTTACTCATGAAGAAATGCTTCAATTTAAGAAGCCCAAGAAGAAAAAATCTTTGCGCAAGAAAGATAAGCTTGACGTCAATGCCCTTGAAGCTGAGGCTATATCTGCAGGATTGGGTGTTGGTGATCTTGGTTCTCGGAAAGATGCAAGGAGGCAAGCTATCAAGGCTGAGCAAGAAAGATTGGAGGCTGAGATGAGGAAGAATGCTTATGAGGCTGCTTATGCTAAGGCAGATGAAGCCTCCAAATTACTTCGTTTAGGACAAACAAACACTATGAAGACAGAGGAAGATGAAACTCCAGTTTTtgctgatgatgatgaagatctTCGCAAATCCTTAGAAAGAGCAAGAAGACTAGCTGTCAAGAAGCAGGAACAAGGGATATTTGGTCCTCAGGCTATTGCAAAGCTGGCCACATCAACTCACAATGATGAGACTGTAGATGATCAAAACCCTGGAGCCGGAGAATCACGGGAAAACAAGGTGGTCTTCACTGAGATGGAAGAATTTGTTGGTCGTCTCCAGATTGACGAAG AAGCACGTAAGCCAGAAAGCGAGGATGTTTTCAtgcatgatgatgaagatgcaaGTGCAAATGCAAATGCAAATGCTCCTGACGAAGGAAAGACTGATGAGGCTGGTGGGTGGACTGAAGTTAAAGAAACAAATGTGGATGAACAACCTGATTCAGAAGACAAGGAAGAGGTAGTTCCCGATGAAACTATCCATGAAGTAGCTGTGGGGAAAGGATTGTCAGGGGCACTGAAACTGCTTAAAGACAGAGGGACACTTAAAGAAAGCATTGAATGGGGTGGCAGAAACATGGACAAGAAGAAAAGCAAATTGGTTGGGATCGTAGATGATGAAGGAAaggaagaacaaaagaaaaaggagattCGCATCGAGAGAACAGATGAATTTGGGAGAATT TTGACTCCAAAGGAAGCCTTTCGGATGCTTTCTCATAAATTTCATGGTAAAGGACCTGGTAAGATGAAGCAAGAAAAGCGTATGAAGCAATATCaagaagaattgaagatgaAGCAGATGAAGAGTTCAGATACACCCTCACTGTCCGTGGAGAGAATGAGGGAGACTCAAGCTCGATTGCAGACTCCTTACCTTGTTCTTAGTGGTCATGTCAAACCAGG